A stretch of the Opisthocomus hoazin isolate bOpiHoa1 chromosome 2, bOpiHoa1.hap1, whole genome shotgun sequence genome encodes the following:
- the OPRM1 gene encoding mu-type opioid receptor isoform X2 gives MKTATNIYIFNLALADALATSTLPFQSVNYLMGTWPFGTILCKIVISIDYYNMFTSIFTLCTMSVDRYVAVCHPVKALDFRTPRNAKIVNVCNWILSSAIGLPVMFMATTKYRHGSIDCTLTFSHPAWYWENLLKICVFIFAFIMPVLIITVCYGLMILRLKSVRMLSGSKEKDRNLRRITRMVLVVVAVFIVCWTPIHIYVIVKALVNIPETTFQTVSWHFCIALGYTNSCLNPVLYAFLDENFKRCFREFCIPTASTIEQQNSTRVRQNTRDHASTANTVDRTNHQLELQEAETTPLP, from the exons ATGAAGACTGCCACCAATATCTATATTTTCAATCTTGCACTGGCAGATGCCCTAGCAACAAGTACTCTGCCATTCCAGAGTGTGAATTACTTGATGGGAACATGGCCATTTGGTACCATCCTTTGTAAGATAGTTATATCCATAGACTACTACAATATGTTCACCAGTATCTTTACACTCTGCACCATGAGTGTGGATCGCTACGTAGCTGTTTGCCACCCAGTTAAGGCCCTTGATTTCCGTACCCCCAGAAATGCTAAAATTGTCAATGTCTGCAACTGGATTCTTTCTTCTGCCATTGGCCTGCCAGTAATGTTCATGGCAACTACGAAATACAGGCACG gctCTATTGACTGCACGCTTACGTTCTCCCACCCTGCATGGTACTGGGAGAACCTCCTGAAAATCTGTGTGTTCATCTTTGCCTTCATCATGCCAGTGCTGATCATTACCGTGTGCTACGGGCTGATGATTTTACGCCTGAAGAGTGTTCGCATGTTATCTGGCTCCAAAGAGAAGGACAGGAACCTACGGAGAATAACAAGGATGGTTCTTGTAGTGGTGGCGGTGTTTATTGTCTGCTGGACTCCCATCCACATTTATGTCATCGTTAAAGCGCTGGTCAACATCCCAGAAACTACTTTCCAGACTGTCTCCTGGCACTTCTGTATTGCTCTAGGGTATACAAATAGCTGCCTGAATCCAGTCCTTTATGCATTTCTAGATGAGAATTTCAAAAGGTGTTTCAGAGAGTTCTGCATCCCCACTGCCTCAACCATTGAGCAGCAAAACTCCACCCGAGTCCGACAAAACACTCGTGACCATGCTTCCACTGCCAACACTGTGGACAGGACTAACCATCAG ttgGAACTTCAAGAAGCTGAAACTACTCCACTGCCGTGA